GCCATCAAGATCACGTAGCACGGTGCGCCGCATGTTGAAGTCCTCAACCTGGCCGGAAATATCGACGATCTTAACTACATCACCGGGGTTGAACTGGTCTTCAAGCATGATAAACAGGCCATTTAAAGTATCTTTGATCAGGCTCTGGGCGCCGAAACCGATAGCGATACCGGCGACGCCGGCGCTGGCGATGAGCGGTCCGATGTTGATATTCAATTCTGATAAGACCATGAAGGTAGCTATGGTGAAGATCGCCACGCCCAGGGCACCGATGAGAACGCTAAGGATGGATTTAATGCGGCGGAGCTCATCTTCCTTGGGCAACCGGTCAACACGGGCGCGAAGTTCGACCAGGCGGCGAACGACGCGGGAGAGGAATACTTTGATTATCTGATAGAAAATCCAGGAGCCGACGACGATCAGCAAAATCCGTGCGCCATGGCTGCCTATCCAAGAACCGATGGAATCTATGAGATCTCCCCAATCAATCATGATTTCGCAGTATACAAAAGAACACCGAAAATTGGAACTCCCGGTGAAAAAATTGAAGGGTTAAGGCCAGGTGGGTTTACCGGTGCGAACTTCCTCTCCGAGGCGGCTGACCGAAGTGACGCCCTTGACACCTTCCATTTTCGAGATCAGGCGGGCCAGTTGGGTCAGTCCCTTGGTCTCGATGTCCAGGCTGATGGCGGTCACACGGTCGGGGCTCTCGGCTACGGTCATGCCGGTGATATTGATCTTTTCATCCGCGATCAGAGTAGAAATATCGCGCACCAGGCCGACCCTGTCCCAGGCCAATATCTGGAGACGGGTTGGGTAAAGCTGGTCGGCGGTACCCCACTGGACAGGGATCAAGCGCTCGGGTTCTTCTTCCTTGAGGACATTGTAGCAGTCGGTCCGATGGATGGTGACCCCCTGGGAACGGGTGACATAGCCGATGATATCCTCGCCGGGAATAGGATGGCAGCAGCCGGCGATCTTGGAGACGATGTCGCCGATGCCCATGACTGAAACGCCAGACGTCGGGCCTTTGCCAGACGAAGACGGGGCTGAAACCGGGAGAGCGCTGGGCTCTACAACAGGCTTCGGCCCCTCCGAGGCGGCGATCTGGGCCATGGCGATGGTGTGGGCCGACAAACCGCCGTAACCGATGGCGGCGTAGAATTCGTCGACGTTTTCGTAGTTGTTCTGGTGGGCCAGGCTCTTCAGTTCGGGGATCTTGATGCCGAGATGGCGGAACTCCTTCTCCAACTGCTCCCGGCCTTTTTCGATGTTTTCAGTCCGCTCCTGCTTCTTGAACCACTGGCGGATCTTGGTTATGGCATGAGAAGTTTTCACGTAGCCGAGGTTGGGATTCAGCCAGTCCCGTGAAGGGCCCTTGTCTTTCTTGGTAGTGACGATCTCAACGACATCGCCATTCCTGAGACGATAATCCAAGCCGACCAATTTGCCGTTGATCTTGGCGCCGACGCAGCGGTGGCCGAGCTCAGTGTGGACGCGATAGGCGAAATCGAGAGGCGTGGCACCCTTGGGCAAATCTTTAATTTCGCCGCCGGGGGTGAAAACGAATACCTGGTCGTTGAAGATATCGGTCTTGACCGATTCAAGGAACTCCTCGGCGCCCGACAGGTCGCGGTGCCAGTCGACAAGCTGCCGCAGCCAGGAGATGCGGTCTTCGGACTTTACCGCGGCTTTTTCGCCTTCCTTGTAGCGCCAATGGGCGGCGACGCCATATTCCGCCAGGCGGTGCATCTCATAAGTCCGGATCTGGATCTCGAGAGGGGTGCCGCCGACCGAAACCACCCCGGTGTGGAGGGACTGGTAGCCGTTAGGCTTGGGATTGGCGATATAGTCGTCAAAGGTGCTCGGAATGGGGTGCCAGATGGCATGTACCGTCCCCAGGGCGGTGTAACACTCCCGGACCGAATTGACCAGCACCCTGATGGCTAAAAGGTCGTAAATCTCGTCTATCTGGCGTCCTTGGGCGGTGTATTTTTCTGCCTTCTGGTGCAGAGAATAGATGTGCTTGGCGCGTCCTGTGATCTCGGCTTTTAGGCCGGATTTTTCGAATTCGCCCCGTAAAACCTCGATAACCTTATTAATGAACTCCTCGCGTTCAGTCCGTTTGGATGAGATAAGCCTGGCCAGGGACTTGTATTCGGTGGGCTCTAGGAATCGGAAGGCGAGGTCCTCAAGCTGCCACTTTATTTCCCAGATGCCGAGGCGGTGGGCGAGGGGAGCGTAAATCTCGAGAGTTTCGCGGGCGGTAGCCTTCTGGTTCTCCGGCGGCATGGCATCCAGGGTTCGCATGTTGTGAAGCCGGTCGGCAAGCTTGATGAAGACGACACGGAGGTCTTCTGCCATGGCCACGAGCATCTTGCGGAGGTTCTCGGCTTGCCGTTCGTACGTAGTGTTACCGGAAAAACGCGTCTCGCCCGGGGCAGCCAGTTGCAGTTTGGCCAGCTTGGTGACCCCGTCGACAAGCTTGGCGACGTCCTTGCCGAAAAGCTCCTCGATTTTACTCAGGGGTATCGTGGAGTCCTCGGGAACGTCGTGGAGCAAAGCGGCTTTGATCGCCGTGGAATCTAGCTGAAGCTCAGCAAGGGTCAAGGCGACGGAGAGAGGGTGCTCGATGAAAGGTTCGCCGCTCTTGCGGGTCTGGCCTTCATGGGCTTTGGCCGCGAAGTCATAAGCCGATCTTATCAACTCGACTTTTTCCGTGGGCAGGTAGCGGGTGGTAGCTTCTAAGAGGGTGGTTACTTCCATGAATTTACCATAAAGTGACGAATGCTTAAGTATAGCGTAAATGCCGACAGCTGTCAGCAAGGTACATAAAGCAAAATCCTAATATCTAATACTAAATCCTAAATAAATCCAAATGATAAAAATCAAAATCCAAAACGGGAAACGAACGTTGAACCACAGCCGGGATTGAATCCAGTGTTATAATTCATCCGAATTTGTTCAGATGAAAAGAATTCATAAGATATTAATCTCGACAACAGTAGGAATTTTGATCCTAGCTTTAGTGTGGCCAGTGATGGACTATGGAATTTATTTCACCGGCCCTATAGAGACTTTGATGGGTGTGGTGACGGTTTTATTGGGGGTTGGAGGAGCGCTACTTTTAAGCTATGCGGCGCACGAGATTCATCCCGCCCTGGTACCAATCCTTTGGGCGGCTTTATTTTTAGTCACACTTGCCCGTTTCCTGGCGGGGAATAGCGAAGGGCTAATGGAAGATTTGGCGTGGATATTTTTCCTCGGTATCCCAGGAATTGTGTTGCTGATAGTCGGCTTAAGAGTGCTGGTAAAAGCCCGCGGATCGGCTGATAAAACCAATCGTTAATCCGGCAGATCACCGTTCTGCCCTGATTTTCCTCACCCGGCTCCAAATGAACCACACAACAAGCCCGACCCCGGCAATAACGATCGGGATATCGAATGGCCGCATGACCTCGCGGATTTTTTCCCAATTCTGGCCCAGGAGGTAGCCGCCCCAGGCTAAACCGGTCGACCAGGGCAATGCCCCGAGGAACGAAAAGGCGAAAAACCGCTTCAGATTCATGCGGGCGATGCCGGCAGGCAGGCTGATGAAGGTACGGACGGCGGGCAATAAGCGGGAGAAAAAGGCGGTGACATCGCCGTATTTTTGAAACCAATGGTCGGTCCGGGCTATTTCCTCTGAAGTTATCAAAAAGTATTTGCCGTAGTGCTCAAGGAAGCCCCTGCCGAACCTGGCACCTGCCCAGTAGGCAACTCCAGAACCCGCCAAATTGCCCATGGCGCCAATCAAACCGATAAGAAGTATATATTCCCAGCCGAGGCCTTTGTCGGCAACGAGCATCCAACCGGCAAGGGGCATGATGATCTCGCTGGGCAGCGGAATACAGGCGCTCTCGATAGCCATAAGAACAAAAACGCCACCCCACCCCATGGCATCATAGGCGCTGCGGATAAAATCGAGGATTGCCTGTTCCAGAGAGCCTCCAAAAGCCTGCTAGCCGATGATTGTACCGAAAAAGCAGAACAATTATCTAATCGAGAGCCTCAGTTGTTGGGATTCTCCAGCCCTCACCTTAATCCTCTCCCACGAGGCCGTGGGCGATGAGATTAGATATCCAGGTTCTTGACGTGTTGAGCGTGCGCCTGGATGAACGCCTTCCGCGGCGGGACCTCGTCACCCATAAGGAGGTTGAATGTGGCGTCGGCGCGGGCGGCGTCCTGGACTTCAACGGTCAACAAGGTGCGGGAGGCGGGGTTCATAGTGGTGTTCCAGAGCTGCTCGGCGGACATTTCGCCAAGACCCTTGTAGCGCTGAATGTCCACGTTCTTGCCCTTGAACTCTTTTAAAGCCTCCGCTTTTTCGTTGTCGGAGTAAACCCAGCGTTCGTTCTGTCCCTGCTTGATGCGGTAGAGGGGCGGCTGGGCGATGTATAGGCCGCCGCCAGCGATGAGCTTGATCATGTGCCGGAAGAAGAAGGTCAGTAACAGGGTGCGGATATGAGCGCCGTCAACGTCGGCATCGGTCATCAGGACGATACGGTGGTAGCGCAATTTATTGTGGTCAAAATCATCGTCGATGCCGGCTCCCAGGGCGGTGATGATAGCCCGGATTTCCTCGTGGGACAACATCTTGTCAGGCGCGGCTTTTTCTACGTTCAGGATCTTACCGCGGAGGGGCAGGATGGCCTGGAAACGACGGTTGCGGCCTTGCTTGGCGGAGCCGCCGGCGGAGTCACCTTCCACCAGGAAAAGCTCGCACAGCGAGGGCTCTTTCTCCGAACAATCGGCCAGCTTGCCGGGCAGGGTGCC
This is a stretch of genomic DNA from Dehalogenimonas etheniformans. It encodes these proteins:
- a CDS encoding mechanosensitive ion channel family protein, with amino-acid sequence MIDWGDLIDSIGSWIGSHGARILLIVVGSWIFYQIIKVFLSRVVRRLVELRARVDRLPKEDELRRIKSILSVLIGALGVAIFTIATFMVLSELNINIGPLIASAGVAGIAIGFGAQSLIKDTLNGLFIMLEDQFNPGDVVKIVDISGQVEDFNMRRTVLRDLDGIVHIIPNSLITTVSNFTREWARVNINVSVDYGTDLEKAIAVINKVGKELAADENYSPIIISPPQVLRVENLADSGVEIKIVGDTRPNKQWQVAGELRLRLKKAFDENGIEIPFPQTKVSFDKSQIDQISRLAQQRNPADSSPP
- a CDS encoding RelA/SpoT family protein → MEVTTLLEATTRYLPTEKVELIRSAYDFAAKAHEGQTRKSGEPFIEHPLSVALTLAELQLDSTAIKAALLHDVPEDSTIPLSKIEELFGKDVAKLVDGVTKLAKLQLAAPGETRFSGNTTYERQAENLRKMLVAMAEDLRVVFIKLADRLHNMRTLDAMPPENQKATARETLEIYAPLAHRLGIWEIKWQLEDLAFRFLEPTEYKSLARLISSKRTEREEFINKVIEVLRGEFEKSGLKAEITGRAKHIYSLHQKAEKYTAQGRQIDEIYDLLAIRVLVNSVRECYTALGTVHAIWHPIPSTFDDYIANPKPNGYQSLHTGVVSVGGTPLEIQIRTYEMHRLAEYGVAAHWRYKEGEKAAVKSEDRISWLRQLVDWHRDLSGAEEFLESVKTDIFNDQVFVFTPGGEIKDLPKGATPLDFAYRVHTELGHRCVGAKINGKLVGLDYRLRNGDVVEIVTTKKDKGPSRDWLNPNLGYVKTSHAITKIRQWFKKQERTENIEKGREQLEKEFRHLGIKIPELKSLAHQNNYENVDEFYAAIGYGGLSAHTIAMAQIAASEGPKPVVEPSALPVSAPSSSGKGPTSGVSVMGIGDIVSKIAGCCHPIPGEDIIGYVTRSQGVTIHRTDCYNVLKEEEPERLIPVQWGTADQLYPTRLQILAWDRVGLVRDISTLIADEKINITGMTVAESPDRVTAISLDIETKGLTQLARLISKMEGVKGVTSVSRLGEEVRTGKPTWP
- a CDS encoding DedA family protein, giving the protein MGWGGVFVLMAIESACIPLPSEIIMPLAGWMLVADKGLGWEYILLIGLIGAMGNLAGSGVAYWAGARFGRGFLEHYGKYFLITSEEIARTDHWFQKYGDVTAFFSRLLPAVRTFISLPAGIARMNLKRFFAFSFLGALPWSTGLAWGGYLLGQNWEKIREVMRPFDIPIVIAGVGLVVWFIWSRVRKIRAER